One Williamwhitmania sp. genomic window carries:
- the lpdA gene encoding dihydrolipoyl dehydrogenase — protein MNYDLLVIGGGPGGYVAAIRASQLGLKVGVVEKENVGGICLNWGCIPTKALLKSANVFEYALHAADYGVKIEGEAKPDFSKMVERSREVANGMSKGVQFLFKKNKIETISGFGKLTDNHTVEVTATDGTKSSHTAKHIILATGARSRELPNLPQDGIKVIGYRQALTLPKQPKSMVVVGSGAIGSEFAYFYNAIGTKVTLVEFLPNVVPLEDEEVSKTLERSFKKAGINVMTNASVESVDTTGKTCKVKIQTKKGVVEEEAEIVLSAVGITSNLEGIGLEALGIVMEKGKVKVDEFYRTNVEGVYAIGDIIPGPALAHVASAEGITCVEKIAGQTPRPINYGNIPGCTYTTPEVASVGMTEKAAVEAGYGIKVGKFPFTASGKASAAGAKDGFVKLIFDAKYGELLGAHMIGANVTEMIAELVVARNLETTGHEIIKSIHPHPTMSEAIMEAAAAAYGEVIHM, from the coding sequence ATGAACTACGATTTATTAGTTATAGGTGGCGGACCCGGCGGGTACGTTGCAGCCATAAGAGCAAGTCAGCTTGGGTTAAAGGTGGGCGTCGTTGAAAAGGAGAACGTTGGAGGTATCTGCCTAAACTGGGGCTGTATTCCCACCAAAGCACTGCTAAAAAGCGCCAATGTGTTTGAGTATGCATTGCATGCAGCAGACTATGGAGTTAAAATTGAAGGTGAAGCAAAACCCGATTTCTCTAAAATGGTTGAGCGTAGCCGTGAGGTGGCCAACGGCATGAGCAAGGGCGTTCAGTTTCTGTTCAAAAAGAACAAGATTGAAACCATCTCCGGCTTTGGCAAGCTTACCGACAACCATACGGTGGAAGTTACAGCTACCGATGGAACCAAAAGCAGCCACACAGCCAAGCATATTATTCTCGCCACCGGTGCCCGCTCACGTGAGCTGCCCAACCTTCCTCAGGATGGCATTAAGGTTATTGGCTACCGTCAGGCGCTTACCCTGCCAAAACAGCCAAAATCCATGGTGGTGGTTGGCTCCGGAGCCATTGGCAGTGAATTTGCCTACTTCTACAACGCCATCGGCACAAAAGTAACGCTGGTAGAGTTTCTCCCCAACGTTGTGCCGCTCGAGGACGAAGAGGTCTCTAAAACGCTTGAGCGCTCATTCAAAAAGGCCGGAATTAATGTAATGACCAACGCCTCGGTGGAGTCGGTTGATACAACTGGCAAAACCTGCAAGGTGAAGATCCAAACCAAGAAGGGTGTTGTAGAGGAGGAAGCAGAAATTGTGCTTTCGGCCGTGGGTATAACCTCCAACCTTGAGGGCATTGGGCTAGAAGCACTGGGTATTGTAATGGAAAAGGGAAAGGTTAAGGTTGATGAATTCTACCGCACCAACGTTGAAGGCGTTTACGCCATCGGCGACATTATTCCCGGACCTGCACTGGCCCACGTTGCATCTGCTGAAGGTATTACCTGCGTTGAGAAAATTGCTGGACAAACACCACGTCCCATCAACTACGGAAACATTCCCGGTTGCACCTATACCACCCCAGAGGTGGCCTCTGTTGGCATGACCGAAAAGGCTGCAGTTGAAGCGGGTTACGGAATTAAGGTGGGCAAGTTCCCATTTACTGCATCAGGAAAGGCTAGCGCTGCCGGAGCAAAGGATGGCTTTGTGAAGCTCATTTTCGATGCTAAGTATGGTGAACTGCTCGGCGCGCACATGATTGGTGCCAACGTAACCGAAATGATTGCAGAGCTGGTTGTTGCTCGTAACTTAGAAACCACAGGACACGAGATTATTAAGAGTATTCATCCTCATCCAACCATGAGCGAAGCCATTATGGAGGCAGCCGCTGCGGCATACGGTGAGGTTATTCACATGTAA
- a CDS encoding metal ABC transporter permease, with protein MSQLFQDIIAYPFLYRAFIAGLLLSVAAGIVGTYIVARRLVFLTGGITHASFGGIGMAYFAGINPIWGAFVFSIFSALGIDLVTTRGKVREDSAIGMLWSFGMAVGIIFIALTPGYAPNLMGFLFGSIVTVTTVDLVVIVAVNILVLFSFGFFFRWILYSAFDAEFAKTQNIPVRLVNTLMLVMVSITIVAGIRMVGIILLLSILTLPSSTANLFTRRFKTIAIIAIAINMVSIGSGLIFAFELNIPSGAAVVFVQVITFAVAKLFVTLQMKLSVKRNMSKNQLSE; from the coding sequence ATGAGCCAACTGTTTCAAGACATAATAGCCTATCCCTTTCTATACCGAGCGTTTATTGCTGGTCTGCTACTCTCAGTGGCCGCAGGAATTGTGGGAACCTACATTGTTGCCCGGCGGCTGGTTTTTCTCACAGGAGGAATTACCCACGCTTCATTTGGTGGCATAGGAATGGCCTACTTTGCAGGTATCAATCCAATATGGGGTGCTTTCGTATTCAGCATTTTTTCGGCACTTGGCATTGACCTAGTTACCACCAGAGGAAAGGTGCGCGAAGATTCTGCAATTGGCATGCTCTGGTCGTTTGGAATGGCAGTAGGTATCATATTTATTGCGTTAACACCTGGCTACGCTCCCAACCTGATGGGATTTCTTTTCGGTAGCATTGTTACTGTAACCACGGTAGACCTTGTTGTTATTGTTGCCGTAAACATTTTGGTGCTATTCTCTTTTGGCTTCTTCTTCCGATGGATACTTTACAGTGCCTTCGATGCAGAGTTTGCCAAAACACAAAACATACCGGTTAGGCTAGTCAATACCCTAATGCTGGTAATGGTTTCCATTACCATTGTAGCTGGGATTAGAATGGTAGGGATAATCCTGCTGCTTTCCATTTTGACATTGCCCTCCAGCACGGCCAACCTTTTCACCCGGCGATTCAAGACTATTGCAATTATCGCCATTGCCATAAACATGGTATCCATTGGCTCAGGGCTTATTTTTGCTTTTGAATTGAACATTCCAAGTGGGGCAGCCGTTGTATTTGTGCAAGTTATAACATTTGCCGTGGCGAAGTTATTTGTAACCTTGCAGATGAAGCTAAGCGTGAAGCGAAACATGAGTAAGAACCAACTTTCAGAATAA